The stretch of DNA GGGCGTCTCGGGCACCTGGAAGGACCTCACCGAGAACGTCAACGTGATGGCCTCCAACCTGACCGGCCAGGTGCGCTCGATCTCGGAGGTGGCCACCGCGGTGGCCCGTGGCGACCTCTCCCGGAAGATCACCGTGGAGGCCAAGGGCGAGGTGGCCGCGCTGGCCGCCGCGATCAACACCATGGTGGACACGCTGTCGGCCTTCGCCGACGAGGTCACCCGGGTGGCCCGGGAGGTGGGCACCGACGGCCAGTTGGGCGGCCAGGCCCGGGTGCCCAACGTGGCCGGCACCTGGAAGGACCTCACCGACAGCGTCAACTTCATGGCGCACAACCTGACCAGCCAGGTGCGCAACATCGCCCAGGTCACCACGGCGGTGGCCCGGGGTGACCTGACCCGCAAGATCGACGTGGACGCGCGCGGCGAGATCCTGGAGCTCAAGACCACGGTCAACACCATGGTCGACCAGCTCGGCTCCTTCGCCGCCGAGGTGACCCGGGTGGCCCGGGAGGTGGGCAGCGAGGGGCGGCTCGGCGGGCAGGCCCGGGTGGAGGGCGTCTCCGGCACCTGGAAGCGGCTCACCGAGAACGTCAACGAGCTGGCCGGCAACCTGACCAGGCAGGTCCGCGCGATCGCCGAGGTGACCAGCGCGGTGGCGGCCGGCGACCTGACCCGGTCGATCAGCGTGGACGCCTCCGGCGAGGTGGCCGACCTCAAGGACAACATCAACGCGATGGTGGAGTCGCTGCGCGAGACCACCCTGGCCAACCAGGAGCAGGACTGGCTCAAGACCAGCCTGGCCCGGTACGCGGGCGAGATCCAGGGGCGCCGCGACATCCAGGCGGTGGCCGAGCTGATCACCGAGGAGCTCACCCCGCTGATCGGCGCCCAGTACGGCGCGTTCTTCCTCGCCGAGGAGGGCACGGCCGGCCCCGGGCTGGTGCTGGTCAGCGGCTACGGCCGCCCGGCCGGGGAGCGGCCGCTGCGCCTGGCCCTCGGCGAGGGCCTGGTCGGGCAGGCCGCGCGCAGCCGGCAGGCGGTGGCCGTGGACGACCTGCCCGCCGGTTACGCCACCGTGGCCTCCAGCGCAGGGTCTGCGCAGGCCAGAGCGCTGCTGATCCTGCCGATCGTGCTGGAGGACAGTCTGCTCGGGGTGATGGAGTTCGCCTCCGTCCACCCGTTCAGCCAGGTGCACCGGGACTTCCTGGCCCGCTTCGCCGAGGCCTGCGCCGTCAACCTCGGCACCCTGCTGGCCAACGCCCGCACCGACGAGCTGCTCGGTGAATCGCAGCGGCTGACGGCCGAACTCCAGAGCCGTTCGGCGGAATTGCAGGAAGGCCAGGAGGAACTGCGCCGCTCCAACGCCGAGTTGGAGGAGAAGGCGGCGCTGCTGGCCCAGCGGAACGAGGACATCGAGGCGAAGAACCTGGAGATCGAGCAGGCCCGGCAGGAACTCGAGGAACGGGCAAGGCAGTTGACTCTGGCCTCGACGTACAAGTCGGAGTTCCTGGCCAACATGAGCCACGAGCTGCGCACCCCGCTCAACAGCCTGCTGATCCTGGCCCAGCTGCTCACCCAGAACGCCGAGGGCAACCTCTCGGCCAAGCAGGTGGAGTACGCCGGGGTGATCCACTCGGCCGGCTCCGACCTGCTCCAGCTGATCAACGACATCCTCGACCTCTCCAAGGTCGAGGCGGGCAAGATGGAGTTCCAGCCCGAGACCTTCGCCGTACGCGAGCTGCTCGAGTACGTGGAGTCCACCTTCCGGCCGCTGGCCGACCAGAAGGGGCTCGCCTTCAGCGTGGGCCTCGACGGGGCGGTGCCCGAGCAACTCCTCACCGACCAGGCCAGGTTGCGGCAGGTGCTGCGCAACCTGCTCTCCAACGCGGTCAAGTTCACCGACACCGGGGAGGTGCGGCTGCGGATCGAACGGGTCGAGCGGGCCCAGCTGCCGCCCGAACTCGCCACCGCCCGGGCGGCGGTGGCCTTCCAGGTGGAGGACACCGGGATCGGCATCGACCCGGCCCACCTGGACACCATCTTCGGCGCCTTCCAGCAGGCCGACGGCACCACCAGCCGCCGCTACGGCGGCACCGGCCTCGGCCTCTCGATCAGCCGCGAGCTGGCCCGGCTGCTCGGCGGCACCCTCACCGTCAGCTCGGCCGCCGGGCGCGGCAGCCGGTTCACCCTGCTGCTGCCGGTGGACGCCGAGCGCCCGCCCCGGCCCGCCCCGGCGGTCCGGCCGGCCGAGACCGGGGCACGGGTGCTGGTGGTGGAGCCGGCCGAGTCGGGCCTGCTGG from Kitasatospora sp. MMS16-BH015 encodes:
- a CDS encoding HAMP domain-containing protein gives rise to the protein MDEQPERVGGPGAVGESAEQALRQLLAGLTAVRDGDFRTRLAGGRAGVLGEIATVFNEMTEQLGAVTTEVTRVAWEVGAEGRLGGQARVPGAVGTWRELTDSVNAMAGNLTTQVRAIAQVATAVAEGELGRKIRVEARGEILELKETINTMVDQLSAFAEEVTRVAREVGTAGNLGGQATVRGVSGTWKDLTENVNVMASNLTGQVRSISEVATAVARGDLSRKITVEAKGEVAALAAAINTMVDTLSAFADEVTRVAREVGTDGQLGGQARVPNVAGTWKDLTDSVNFMAHNLTSQVRNIAQVTTAVARGDLTRKIDVDARGEILELKTTVNTMVDQLGSFAAEVTRVAREVGSEGRLGGQARVEGVSGTWKRLTENVNELAGNLTRQVRAIAEVTSAVAAGDLTRSISVDASGEVADLKDNINAMVESLRETTLANQEQDWLKTSLARYAGEIQGRRDIQAVAELITEELTPLIGAQYGAFFLAEEGTAGPGLVLVSGYGRPAGERPLRLALGEGLVGQAARSRQAVAVDDLPAGYATVASSAGSAQARALLILPIVLEDSLLGVMEFASVHPFSQVHRDFLARFAEACAVNLGTLLANARTDELLGESQRLTAELQSRSAELQEGQEELRRSNAELEEKAALLAQRNEDIEAKNLEIEQARQELEERARQLTLASTYKSEFLANMSHELRTPLNSLLILAQLLTQNAEGNLSAKQVEYAGVIHSAGSDLLQLINDILDLSKVEAGKMEFQPETFAVRELLEYVESTFRPLADQKGLAFSVGLDGAVPEQLLTDQARLRQVLRNLLSNAVKFTDTGEVRLRIERVERAQLPPELATARAAVAFQVEDTGIGIDPAHLDTIFGAFQQADGTTSRRYGGTGLGLSISRELARLLGGTLTVSSAAGRGSRFTLLLPVDAERPPRPAPAVRPAETGARVLVVEPAESGLLAAVARAAGAEVRMAADAGGVRAALHEDSYRCVVVDLGADAALVPALTGGGAGGGAVLLGYRGDGPAALAAGKGLLEGLELVSGLDELRQRITRLIGGPAQPAPAPDSVLAGRTVLIVDDDIRNVFALAAALEELGVTVLHAADGEAGLERLRAHPETDLVLMDVMMPGLDGYQAIAEIRADPRYARLPVVTVTAKAMPGDRAKSLAAGADDHVTKPVDLPQLLERMRSRLTER